In Streptomyces rapamycinicus NRRL 5491, the genomic stretch CATCTCCATCAGCCTTTTGCGAGGCAGGGCGCGGCACAGGTGAGCGACGATGATCATGGGGAAGATGCCGACCTTGATCTCCGGCATGGCGAACCGGGCGCCGCGGACCGACAGCAGGATGTCGCACATCCCGGCCAGGCCCATGCCGCCCGCGTAGGCGGGACCGTTCACAGCGGCGATGATCGGTTTGTCCGCACGCAGCATCAGCCGGTGCAGCTCCACGATCGGCTCTGGCCAGTCGAACGCGGCCGCGGTGCCCATGTCGGAGAAGTTCCCCATCTGCCTGAGGTCCCCGCCTGCGCAGAAGGCCTTGCCGGTGCCCGTCACCACGACCGATCGCACGTCCGGGTCTCCGAAGTGCGTGCGGAACGCCTCGGTGACACGCTCGGCCGTCTCCCGGTCAAGCGGGTTCCTGCGGTCCGGCTGGTTCAACGCGATCCAGCCGAGGCTGCCCTCACGCCGGAGCTCTACCTTATCCTCGCTCACGCCCGCTCCAATATCGTCGCGTTGGCCATGCCGCCGCCCTCGCACATCGTCTGCAGCCCGTAACGCGACCCGGTGCGGCGCAGGTGATGGACCAAGGTCGTCATCAGCCGGGCTCCGGTGCCGCCCAGCGGGTGACCGAGGGCGATCGCACCGCCGAGGACGTTCGTGCGGTCGGCACCCACGCCAATCTCCCGCTGCCAGGCGAGCACCACGGACGCGAACGCCTCGTTCACCTCGAACAGGTCCACGTCGGACGCGGCGAGACCCGCCTTGGCCAGCACCTTCTCGGTCGCGGGGATCGGGCCGGTCAGCATCCGGACCGGGTCGGACCCGACGACCCCCATCGCCCGGATGCTCGCGAGCGGGGCGAGCCCGTGCCGCTGAACAGCGTCCTCGGAGGCAAGCAGCAGGGCCGCCGCCCCATCCGAGATCTGGCTGGCGAGGGCCGCGGTGAGGCTCCCGCCCTCGGTCAGCGGCTTCAACTCCGCCATCTTCTCCAGCGTGGTGTCCGCCCGCGGTCCCTCGTCCCGGACCAGACCGTTGACCGCGACGATCTCGCTGTCGAAGAGGCCCTGCTCCTGGGCGGCGAGCGCGCAGGTGTGGCTCCGCAGCGCGAACTCCTCCATCTCAGCGCGGGAGATGCCCCAGTCGTCGGCGATCAGCTGTGCACCGCGGAACTGGGTGATCTCCTGATTGCCGTAGCGCTTGGCCCACAGCTCGCCCTCGCGTGGCAGCCCCATCCCGTGCTCGGCTCCGACGGTGGCCGACGACGCGATCGGGATCCGGGTCATCACCTCGACTCCACCGGCGACGACGAGGTCCGCCTCGCCCGAGGCGATGCCCTGCGCGGCGAAGTGCACGGCCTGCTGGGAGGACCCGCACTGCCGGTCGATCGTGGTGCCGGGGACCGACTCCGGCAGCCCGGCGGACAGCGCGACGATCCGGGCGATGTTGGTGGACTGCGCGCCGATCTGGCTCACGCAACCGAACATGACGTCGTCGACCGCCCTTCCAGCCTCGCCGGCCAGCCCGGCCCGGTCGAGCAGCTCGGCCACGACGTGTCCGCCGAGGTCCGCGGGATGCATCCTCGCGAGAGCACCCTTGCGCCGACCGACGGCCGAGCGCACGGCACCGACGACATACACGGGTCCAGCCAGCATGTGTCCTCCTATTTCCCGGTCCAGACCGGGTCGCGCTTCTCTGCGAACGCCCTTGCGCCCTCGACCGCGTCCGCCGACGACCGCACGGGCTCGGAGAGCTCC encodes the following:
- a CDS encoding acetyl-CoA C-acyltransferase, with protein sequence MLAGPVYVVGAVRSAVGRRKGALARMHPADLGGHVVAELLDRAGLAGEAGRAVDDVMFGCVSQIGAQSTNIARIVALSAGLPESVPGTTIDRQCGSSQQAVHFAAQGIASGEADLVVAGGVEVMTRIPIASSATVGAEHGMGLPREGELWAKRYGNQEITQFRGAQLIADDWGISRAEMEEFALRSHTCALAAQEQGLFDSEIVAVNGLVRDEGPRADTTLEKMAELKPLTEGGSLTAALASQISDGAAALLLASEDAVQRHGLAPLASIRAMGVVGSDPVRMLTGPIPATEKVLAKAGLAASDVDLFEVNEAFASVVLAWQREIGVGADRTNVLGGAIALGHPLGGTGARLMTTLVHHLRRTGSRYGLQTMCEGGGMANATILERA
- a CDS encoding enoyl-CoA hydratase/isomerase family protein, which encodes MSEDKVELRREGSLGWIALNQPDRRNPLDRETAERVTEAFRTHFGDPDVRSVVVTGTGKAFCAGGDLRQMGNFSDMGTAAAFDWPEPIVELHRLMLRADKPIIAAVNGPAYAGGMGLAGMCDILLSVRGARFAMPEIKVGIFPMIIVAHLCRALPRKRLMEMMFTGEPMGAEEAHSLGFVNRLYDTPEDMTDGVKAYAEKFERVSPYAAKLGRRAFNLLADMPADQAIDAAQFLVMPFHLGEDIKEGAAAFLDGRDPAWFPRHDS